A genomic window from Pseudomonas argentinensis includes:
- the guaB gene encoding IMP dehydrogenase has translation MLRISQEALTFDDVLLIPGFSDVLPKDVSLKTRLTRGIELNIPLLSAAMDTVTEARLAIAMAQEGGIGIIHKNMTIEQQAAEVRKVKKFESGVVKDPITIEADATVRDLFELTRQNNISGVPVLSNGDLVGIVTSRDVRFENRLDALVREVMTPKERLVTVKEGAAKEAVREVLHKHRIEKVLIVDDAFTLKGMMTVKDIEKAKAYPLASKDDQGRLRVGAAVGTGADTGDRVAALAHAGVDVIIVDTAHGHSKGVIERVRWVKQNFPDIQVIGGNIATGAAALALAEAGADAVKVGIGPGSICTTRIVAGVGVPQISAVANVAAALEGTGIPLIADGGIRFSGDLSKAIVAGASAVMIGSMLAGTEEAPGEIELFQGRSYKAYRGMGSLGAMSQAQGSSDRYFQDSSAGAEKLVPEGIEGRVAYKGAMGSIVHQLMGGLRASMGYTGCATIEEMRTKPEFVRITGAGMAESHVHDVQITKEAPNYRVG, from the coding sequence ATGCTGCGTATCAGTCAAGAAGCCCTTACCTTCGACGACGTTCTTCTCATTCCCGGTTTCTCCGACGTTCTGCCGAAGGACGTAAGCCTCAAGACTCGCCTTACCCGCGGCATCGAGCTGAATATCCCGCTGCTTTCCGCAGCCATGGATACCGTCACCGAAGCCCGCCTGGCCATCGCCATGGCGCAGGAAGGTGGCATTGGCATCATCCACAAGAACATGACCATCGAGCAGCAGGCTGCCGAAGTGCGCAAGGTCAAGAAGTTCGAGTCCGGCGTGGTCAAGGATCCGATCACCATCGAGGCCGACGCCACCGTGCGTGACCTGTTCGAGCTGACCCGCCAGAACAACATCTCCGGTGTGCCGGTGCTGAGCAACGGCGACCTGGTCGGTATCGTCACCTCCCGCGACGTGCGTTTCGAGAATCGCCTGGACGCCCTGGTGCGTGAAGTGATGACCCCCAAGGAGCGCCTCGTCACCGTCAAGGAAGGCGCTGCCAAGGAAGCCGTTCGTGAAGTGCTGCACAAGCACCGCATCGAGAAAGTACTGATCGTCGATGACGCCTTCACGCTGAAAGGCATGATGACCGTCAAGGACATTGAAAAAGCCAAGGCCTACCCGCTGGCCAGCAAGGACGACCAGGGTCGTCTGCGCGTTGGCGCCGCGGTCGGCACTGGCGCCGATACCGGCGACCGGGTTGCTGCCCTGGCCCATGCTGGCGTCGACGTGATCATCGTCGATACCGCCCACGGTCACTCCAAGGGCGTGATCGAGCGCGTGCGCTGGGTCAAACAGAATTTCCCGGATATCCAGGTGATCGGCGGCAACATCGCCACCGGCGCTGCCGCCCTGGCCCTGGCCGAAGCCGGCGCTGACGCCGTGAAAGTCGGCATCGGCCCGGGCTCGATCTGCACCACCCGTATCGTCGCCGGTGTCGGCGTGCCGCAAATCTCCGCGGTGGCCAACGTTGCCGCTGCGCTGGAAGGCACCGGTATCCCGCTGATCGCCGATGGCGGCATCCGCTTCTCCGGTGACCTGTCCAAGGCCATAGTCGCCGGCGCGTCCGCCGTGATGATCGGTTCCATGCTGGCCGGTACCGAAGAAGCGCCGGGCGAGATCGAACTGTTCCAGGGCCGTTCCTACAAGGCCTACCGCGGCATGGGCTCGCTGGGCGCCATGTCCCAGGCCCAGGGCTCTTCGGATCGCTACTTCCAGGATTCCTCGGCCGGTGCCGAGAAACTGGTACCCGAAGGCATCGAGGGCCGTGTGGCCTACAAGGGCGCCATGGGCTCCATCGTCCATCAACTGATGGGCGGCCTGCGTGCCTCCATGGGTTACACCGGTTGCGCGACCATCGAAGAGATGCGCACCAAGCCCGAGTTCGTGCGTATCACCGGTGCCGGCATGGCCGAATCCCACGTCCACGACGTGCAGATCACCAAAGAGGCCCCGAACTACCGGGTGGGCTAA
- a CDS encoding multidrug/biocide efflux PACE transporter: MKPSTVARRSMKERVLHATLFELIAVMVCAPLLAWAMGKSLAHMGALTLMFSAIAMLWNMIFNILFDAAQRRMGFERGLWARISHALLFEAGLILVLVPLAAWWLSISLVAAVFLDIGLILFFLPYTLGYNLAYDKLRERYVSRRQARTLACS; encoded by the coding sequence ATGAAGCCGTCCACCGTTGCCCGGCGCTCCATGAAAGAGCGCGTATTACACGCCACCCTGTTCGAACTGATCGCCGTGATGGTGTGCGCACCGCTGCTGGCCTGGGCGATGGGCAAGTCGCTGGCGCACATGGGCGCCCTGACCCTGATGTTCTCGGCCATCGCCATGCTCTGGAACATGATTTTCAACATTCTGTTCGATGCCGCGCAGCGGCGCATGGGTTTCGAGCGCGGCCTGTGGGCGCGAATCAGCCATGCGCTGCTGTTCGAGGCCGGCCTGATCCTGGTGCTGGTACCGCTGGCGGCGTGGTGGCTGTCGATCAGCCTGGTGGCGGCGGTTTTCCTGGATATCGGGCTGATCCTGTTCTTCCTGCCCTACACCCTGGGCTACAACCTGGCCTACGACAAATTGCGCGAGCGCTATGTCAGCCGGCGTCAGGCCCGCACGCTGGCGTGCTCCTGA
- a CDS encoding LysR family transcriptional regulator, producing MNLSPESLQAFAQAAATGSFSAAARRLGKSQSTISEAISRLEVDLDVTLFVRGARQLALTEAGSSLLSRVQDVLAASDRLLRQASQLAAGLEPKLTLVLSDAYQASQYQARLSELDERYPDLEFECFFAEHADVLDLVGQGRAHLGLLAAQASYPPELAHASLADAADFGLFVAKGHPLGQLPRVTLEDLMHWRVLRLSSVADHPGELDDLPGSGGRCWSAPDYLLLLEMAALGFGWAALPRQLVQSHGNQGLHELAVNGWPKQVPVDVVWSRVRPLGPAASWLLERLLSA from the coding sequence ATGAATCTATCTCCCGAATCCCTTCAGGCCTTCGCCCAGGCGGCAGCCACGGGCTCGTTCAGCGCCGCGGCCCGGCGCCTGGGCAAGAGCCAGTCGACGATCAGCGAGGCAATTTCGCGCCTCGAAGTCGACCTCGACGTCACCCTGTTCGTGCGCGGCGCCCGGCAACTGGCCCTGACCGAAGCCGGCAGCAGCCTGCTGAGCCGCGTGCAGGACGTGCTGGCCGCCTCGGACCGCCTCCTGCGCCAGGCCAGCCAGCTGGCGGCGGGCCTGGAGCCCAAGCTGACCCTGGTACTCTCCGACGCCTATCAGGCCAGCCAGTACCAGGCGCGCCTGAGCGAGCTGGATGAGCGCTACCCGGATCTGGAGTTCGAGTGTTTCTTCGCCGAACACGCCGATGTGCTGGATCTGGTCGGCCAGGGCCGCGCCCACCTGGGCCTGCTTGCCGCCCAGGCCAGCTACCCGCCCGAGCTGGCCCACGCGAGCCTGGCGGACGCGGCGGACTTCGGCCTGTTCGTCGCCAAGGGGCACCCGCTCGGCCAACTGCCTCGCGTCACCCTCGAAGACCTGATGCACTGGCGCGTGCTGCGCCTGAGCAGCGTGGCGGACCACCCCGGCGAACTGGATGACCTGCCCGGCAGCGGGGGGCGCTGCTGGTCGGCGCCGGACTACCTGCTGTTGCTGGAAATGGCCGCCCTGGGCTTCGGCTGGGCCGCCCTGCCCCGGCAACTGGTGCAGAGCCACGGTAACCAGGGCCTGCATGAGCTGGCGGTCAATGGCTGGCCGAAGCAGGTACCGGTCGATGTCGTCTGGTCTCGCGTAAGGCCCCTGGGCCCGGCAGCCTCATGGCTGCTGGAACGACTATTGAGCGCCTGA
- a CDS encoding sugar ABC transporter ATPase — translation MATQSIIVPRISSFPGHERKAQQILRWLAKRDIVEALPTTCGRSGMAYAIAPGASRVVEAAGQLPFAQPVNGLEVIYRRCIYTPTEGFLEEAGCPECRQEIGEALFESLDEWMPGETDNFACPLCGHEDDINGFLFLQPCGFSNLGFIFNGWAQARFTASFLEEFAERLGYPVTVVEA, via the coding sequence ATGGCCACGCAAAGCATCATCGTCCCGCGCATTTCCAGCTTTCCCGGTCACGAGCGCAAGGCGCAGCAGATCCTGCGCTGGCTGGCCAAGCGCGATATCGTCGAGGCGCTGCCGACCACCTGCGGGCGCAGCGGCATGGCCTACGCCATCGCGCCGGGGGCGAGCCGGGTGGTGGAGGCGGCCGGGCAGTTGCCATTCGCCCAGCCGGTCAACGGCCTGGAGGTCATCTACCGGCGCTGCATCTATACGCCCACCGAAGGGTTTCTCGAGGAAGCCGGTTGCCCGGAGTGCCGGCAGGAGATCGGCGAGGCGCTGTTCGAGAGCCTGGATGAGTGGATGCCCGGCGAAACCGACAACTTCGCCTGCCCGCTGTGTGGGCATGAAGACGACATCAACGGCTTTCTGTTCCTGCAGCCCTGCGGGTTTTCCAACCTGGGCTTCATCTTCAACGGCTGGGCGCAGGCGCGCTTCACGGCGAGCTTTCTCGAAGAGTTCGCCGAGCGGCTGGGCTATCCGGTGACCGTGGTAGAGGCTTGA
- a CDS encoding DUF488 domain-containing protein translates to MICCKRVYEPYGEGDGYRVLVDRLWPRGLSKERLQHDEWLREVAPSAELRRAFAHRAEAFEVFSQGYRRELAAHPEYWQGLLVRAAAGKLTLLYAARDREHNNARVLQEFLEDELDRRGASSSPVCYAGEL, encoded by the coding sequence ATGATTTGCTGCAAGCGGGTGTATGAACCCTATGGAGAGGGTGACGGCTATCGAGTGCTGGTCGATCGGTTGTGGCCGAGGGGCCTGAGCAAGGAGCGGCTGCAGCATGACGAGTGGCTGCGTGAGGTGGCGCCATCGGCGGAGTTGCGCCGTGCCTTCGCTCACCGGGCCGAGGCGTTCGAGGTGTTCAGCCAGGGCTATCGCCGCGAACTGGCGGCGCACCCGGAGTATTGGCAAGGCCTGCTGGTACGCGCCGCAGCAGGCAAGCTGACGCTGCTGTACGCCGCCCGCGACAGGGAGCACAACAATGCCCGCGTGCTGCAGGAGTTTCTCGAGGATGAACTGGATCGGCGGGGCGCGAGCAGCTCGCCAGTGTGTTATGCCGGTGAGCTATAG
- a CDS encoding NIPSNAP family protein → MITCYLRYIIDPYQLAEFEHYAKLWIPLVEKFGGQHHGYFLPSEGANNVALALFSFPSLAAYEDYRERSMQDEECQAAFAYAQQNRCILSYERSFMRPVGVEPR, encoded by the coding sequence ATGATCACCTGTTACCTGCGCTATATCATCGATCCCTACCAGTTGGCCGAATTCGAGCACTACGCCAAATTGTGGATTCCCCTGGTGGAGAAGTTCGGCGGCCAGCACCACGGCTATTTCCTGCCTAGCGAAGGTGCCAACAACGTGGCCCTGGCGCTTTTCAGCTTTCCCAGCCTGGCCGCCTACGAGGACTACCGCGAGCGCTCCATGCAGGACGAAGAGTGCCAGGCCGCCTTCGCCTACGCCCAGCAGAACCGCTGCATTCTCAGCTACGAGCGCAGCTTCATGCGTCCCGTTGGCGTCGAACCCCGTTAA
- the guaA gene encoding glutamine-hydrolyzing GMP synthase, giving the protein MALDIHAHRILILDFGSQYTQLIARRVREIGVFCELHPWDMSDEDIRAFAPRGIILAGGPESVHEANSPRARQAVFDLGVPLLGICYGMQTMAEQLGGKVEGSDLREFGYARVDVVGKSRLLDGIEDHVDADGVLGLDVWMSHGDKVTQLPGEFNVLASTPSCPIAGMFDDARGYYGVQFHPEVTHTKQGGRILTRFVQDICGCEALWTPSNIVEDAIAQVREQVGDANVLLGLSGGVDSSVVAALLHKAIGDQLTCVFVDNGLLRLHEGDQVMAMFKENMGVKVIRADAEQQFLDNLAGEADPEKKRKIIGRTFIDVFDAEASKLDNIQFLAQGTIYPDVIESAGAKSGKAHVIKSHHNVGGLPEEMNLKLVEPLRELFKDEVRKIGLELGLPYDMVYRHPFPGPGLGVRILGEVKKEYADILRRADHIFIEELRKADWYHKTSQAFVVFQPVRSVGVVGDGRRYAWVVALRAVETVDFMTARWAHLPYELLETVSGRIINEIDGISRVTYDVSSKPPATIEWE; this is encoded by the coding sequence ATGGCCCTCGACATTCACGCTCACCGTATCCTGATCCTCGATTTCGGTTCCCAGTACACCCAGCTGATCGCCCGCCGCGTGCGCGAGATCGGCGTGTTCTGCGAACTGCATCCCTGGGACATGTCCGACGAGGACATCCGTGCCTTCGCCCCGCGCGGCATCATCCTCGCCGGCGGCCCGGAGTCGGTTCACGAGGCCAACAGCCCGCGTGCGCGCCAGGCCGTGTTCGACCTCGGCGTACCGCTGCTGGGCATCTGCTACGGCATGCAGACCATGGCCGAGCAACTGGGCGGCAAGGTCGAAGGTTCCGACCTGCGCGAATTCGGCTACGCCCGGGTCGACGTGGTCGGCAAGAGCCGCCTGCTCGACGGCATCGAAGACCATGTCGACGCCGACGGCGTGCTGGGCCTGGACGTGTGGATGAGCCACGGCGACAAGGTCACCCAGCTGCCTGGCGAGTTCAACGTGCTGGCCAGCACCCCGAGCTGCCCGATCGCCGGCATGTTCGACGACGCCCGTGGCTACTACGGCGTGCAGTTCCACCCCGAAGTGACCCACACCAAGCAGGGCGGTCGCATCCTCACCCGCTTCGTGCAGGACATCTGCGGCTGCGAAGCCCTGTGGACGCCGTCCAACATCGTCGAAGACGCCATTGCCCAGGTGCGTGAGCAAGTCGGCGACGCCAACGTGCTGCTGGGCCTGTCCGGCGGCGTCGACAGCTCGGTGGTCGCCGCGCTGCTGCACAAGGCCATCGGTGATCAGCTGACCTGCGTATTCGTCGACAACGGCCTGCTGCGCCTGCACGAAGGCGATCAGGTGATGGCCATGTTCAAGGAGAACATGGGCGTCAAGGTGATCCGCGCCGACGCCGAGCAGCAGTTCCTCGACAACCTGGCCGGCGAAGCCGACCCGGAGAAGAAGCGCAAGATCATCGGCCGTACCTTCATCGACGTGTTCGATGCCGAAGCCAGCAAATTGGACAACATCCAGTTCCTCGCCCAAGGCACCATCTACCCGGACGTGATCGAGTCGGCTGGCGCCAAGAGCGGCAAGGCCCACGTGATCAAGAGCCACCATAACGTCGGCGGCCTGCCGGAGGAGATGAACCTCAAGCTGGTCGAGCCGCTGCGCGAACTGTTCAAGGACGAAGTGCGCAAGATCGGCCTGGAGCTGGGCCTGCCCTACGACATGGTCTACCGCCACCCGTTCCCGGGCCCGGGTCTGGGCGTACGCATCCTCGGTGAAGTGAAGAAGGAATACGCCGACATCCTGCGCCGCGCGGATCACATCTTCATCGAAGAACTGCGCAAGGCCGACTGGTACCACAAGACCAGCCAGGCCTTCGTGGTGTTCCAGCCGGTGCGCTCGGTGGGCGTGGTCGGTGACGGTCGTCGCTACGCCTGGGTCGTCGCCCTGCGCGCCGTGGAAACCGTGGACTTCATGACCGCACGCTGGGCGCACCTGCCCTACGAGCTGCTGGAAACCGTGAGCGGGCGCATCATCAACGAGATCGACGGCATCTCCCGTGTTACCTACGACGTATCGAGCAAACCGCCAGCGACCATCGAGTGGGAGTGA
- a CDS encoding COG3650 family protein gives MHISRKLLVFTLLPLFASCAVYTGKPVDVEKAQTRLQGELTRENGQLWLKPCEDPRRFAITEGTTTITQDASELLGDGHSALFADLRGLMGSTPISGADGAMQVGRVYRLQPEGHGCDDPNFKRTLVRAAGQEPFWSVTVSNQGMVLSGPDREPLALPYMEEQLPEGRINLTSEANGERVELWLAPQRCVDSMSGAVQHMSAQLRLNGKLMRGCAAFGGARND, from the coding sequence ATGCACATCAGCCGTAAACTCCTAGTGTTCACCCTGCTGCCCCTGTTCGCCAGTTGTGCGGTGTATACGGGCAAACCCGTGGACGTGGAAAAAGCCCAGACCCGCCTGCAGGGCGAACTGACCCGCGAGAACGGCCAGCTGTGGCTCAAGCCCTGCGAGGATCCACGGCGCTTCGCGATCACCGAGGGCACCACCACCATCACCCAGGATGCCAGCGAACTGCTGGGCGATGGCCACTCGGCGCTGTTCGCCGACCTGCGTGGGCTCATGGGCTCGACCCCGATCAGCGGCGCCGACGGCGCGATGCAGGTCGGCCGGGTATACCGCCTGCAACCCGAAGGCCACGGCTGCGACGACCCCAACTTCAAACGCACACTGGTGCGCGCCGCCGGCCAGGAGCCGTTCTGGAGCGTCACGGTAAGCAATCAGGGCATGGTGCTCAGCGGGCCCGACCGTGAACCGCTGGCATTGCCCTATATGGAAGAGCAGTTGCCCGAGGGCCGCATCAACCTGACCAGCGAAGCCAATGGCGAGCGCGTGGAACTGTGGCTGGCGCCGCAACGCTGCGTGGACAGCATGAGCGGCGCGGTGCAGCACATGAGCGCCCAACTGCGCCTCAATGGCAAGCTGATGCGTGGCTGCGCGGCGTTCGGCGGCGCGCGCAACGACTAA
- a CDS encoding DUF1289 domain-containing protein, producing the protein MRTLERPVASPCVHVCALDEEDICIGCQRNVDEITRWSAMENDERRQVLQLCHERARDKGILL; encoded by the coding sequence ATGCGGACCCTCGAGCGTCCGGTCGCCTCGCCCTGCGTGCATGTCTGTGCGCTGGATGAAGAAGACATCTGCATCGGCTGCCAGCGCAACGTCGACGAGATCACCCGCTGGAGCGCCATGGAGAACGACGAGCGCCGCCAGGTGCTGCAGCTGTGCCACGAGCGGGCCCGCGACAAGGGCATCCTGCTCTGA